The following proteins are co-located in the Mus pahari chromosome 14, PAHARI_EIJ_v1.1, whole genome shotgun sequence genome:
- the LOC110332584 gene encoding olfactory receptor 56-like — translation MAWAGNQTLISHFVLLGLFTHSPLHLFLFSIIMVMFLVALSGNGLMILLILMDSRLHSPMYFFLSWLSLMDLMLISTIVPRMAADFLLGRGSISFVGCGLQILFFLTLLGDECFLLAFMAYDRYVAISNPLRYSVIMSRRVCWLMVAGSWLFGLVDGLIQAVFTLRFPYCGSQEIDHFFCEVPAVLKLACADTSLYESMIYVCCVLMLLLPFSVISASYLRILVAVLRMRSAEGRRKAFATCSSHMIVVSLFYGAAMITYMRPQAYHSSKQDKVVSAFYTMITPMLNPLIYSLRNKEVMGALRKLLGKCPCGGGALG, via the coding sequence ATGGCCTGGGCAGGCAACCAGACTCTCATCTCTCACTTTGTCCTCCTGGGCCTCTTCACCCACTCTCCACtgcatctcttcctcttctccatcattATGGTCATGTTCCTGGTGGCCCTCTCTGGCAATGGGCTCATGATCCTCCTCATCCTTATGGACTCTCGCCTGCACagccccatgtacttcttcctcagttgGTTGTCCCTCATGGACCTCATGCTCATCTCCACCATTGTGCCACGGATGGCTGCTGACTTTCTCCTGGGCCGTGGCTCCATCTCCTTCGTGGGTTGTGGACTCcagattcttttcttcctcaccctcctggGGGATGAGTGCTTCCTGCTAGCCTtcatggcctatgatcgctatgtggccattAGCAACCCGCTGAGATACTCCGTAATCATGAGCCGCCGCGTCTGCTGGCTCATGGTAGCGGGGTCTTGGCTCTTTGGCCTGGTAGATGGACTGATCCAGGCTGTTTTTACACTTCGCTTCCCCTACTGCGGTTCTCAGGAGATCGACCACTTCTTCTGTGAGGTTCCTGCAGTGCTCAAGCTGGCCTGTGCTGACACCAGTCTCTACGAGTCCATGATCTACGTCTGCTGCGTCCTCATGCTTCTCCTGCCCTTCTCCGTCATCTCGGCCTCCTACCTCAGGATCCTGGTGGCAGTGCTCCGGATGCGCTCTGCCGAAGGGCGTCGGAAGGCCTTCGCTACCTGTTCCTCCCACATGATCGTGGTCTCCCTCTTCTACGGGGCTGCCATGATCACGTACATGCGGCCACAGGCCTACCACTCCTCCAAGCAGGACAAAGTGGTCTCTGCCTTCTACACCATGATCACGCCCATGCTCAACCCTCTGATTTACAGTCTAAGGAACAAAGAAGTGATGGGGGCCCTGAGGAAACTACTGGGGAAGTGTCCCTGTGGTGGTGGGGCTCTTGGTTGA
- the LOC110332587 gene encoding olfactory receptor 2M3-like has protein sequence MVEELWNHSSLSSFILAGLFSHSPYDSFFLSLVLLAFGAAVVGNILLLILIQVDRRLHTPMYFFLSQLSIMDLTMTCTVVPKMATNFLSGGKLISLGGCASQIFFVVTVGGAECFLLAVMAYDRYMAVCYPLRYPVLMNWKACSFLAMASWMGGMADSVIDVGVVFSFPYCGSLEVDHFFCEVPALLRLSCADTSLFEDIIYACCVVMLLLPLGVIVASYARVLTTVMRMPSTEGKQKALTTCSSHLAVVGLYYGGAIFSYMQRASARTPLGDRATSIFYTIITPMFNPLIYSLRNREVTSALKKMLERWNM, from the coding sequence ATGGTGGAGGAGCTCTGGAATCATTCCTCCCTGTCCAGCTTCATCCTTGCCGGCCTGTTCAGCCACTCCCCTTAtgactctttcttcctctccctggtTCTTCTGGCCTTCGGGGCTGCTGTGGTTGGTAACATCCTCCTCCTGATACTCATCCAGGTGGATAGACGCctgcacacccccatgtacttcttcctcagtcaGCTCTCCATCATGGACTTGACTATGACATGCACAGTGGTACCCAAGATGGCAACCAACTTTCTCTCAGGCGGGAAGCTCATCTCTCTGGGAGGCTGTGCATCTCAGATCTTCTTTGTAGTTACTGTAGGAGGTGCTGAGTGCTTCCTCTTGGCCGTCATGGCCTATGATAGGTATATGGCTGTCTGCTACCCACTGAGGTACCCTGTACTGATGAATTGGAAGGCCTGCTCTTTCTTGGCCATGGCATCCTGGATGGGTGGCATGGCAGACAGTGTGATTGATGTGGGTGTGGTCTTTAGCTTCCCCTATTGTGGCTCTCTAGAGGTGGACCACTTCTTCTGtgaggttcctgccctgttgcGCCTCTCCTGTGCAGACACCTCACTGTTTGAGGACATCATCTATGCATGTTGTGTGGTGATGTTACTGCTGCCTCTTGGGGTCATTGTGGCATCCTATGCTCGGGTCCTCACAACTGTCATGAGGATGCCCTCCACTGAGGGGAAACAGAAGGCCCTCACCACTTGCTCTTCCCACCTGGCTGTGGTGGGCCTCTACTACGGGGGAGCCATATTTAGTTACATGCAGCGAGCCTCAGCTAGGACACCACTGGGGGATAGAGCCACCTCCATCTTCTACACTATCATCACCCCAATGTTCAACCCACTTATTTACAGCCTGAGGAACAGGGAGGTAACCAGTGCCCTGAAGAAGATGCTAGAGAGGTGGAACATGTAG